One stretch of Leadbetterella byssophila DSM 17132 DNA includes these proteins:
- the glgB gene encoding 1,4-alpha-glucan branching protein GlgB: MAKKKEPAVEFKNVEAYSLFTDFDISLFKSGKHYRLYEKFGTHVLEHQGVVGTYFAVWAPNARSVHVIGNFNAWNHESHGLYPRWDGSGIWEGWIPNIGNGEIFKYRIVSNHHGVITEKGDPYALTWEEAPRTSSIVWDTWYEWKDKDWMSKRREKNHLDAPVSVYEVHLGSWRRDPSDPERRLNYREIADALVPYVKDLGFTHVEFMPVMQHPYEPSWGYQITGYFAVNSKQGSPQDFMYLVEQLHQNGIGVILDWVPSHFPGDAHGLYRFDGTALYEHEDPRQGYHPDWKSYIFNYARYEVRSFLISNALFWLDRFHIDGLRVDAVASMLYRDYSRQDGQWVPNVFGGRENLEVISLLKELNEEVYKSFPDVQTIAEESTAFPGVSRPVYTGGLGFGMKWMMGWMNDALRYFARDPMYRKWHQNDLTFSLVYAFSENFMLPLSHDEVVYGKGSLLMKMPGDTWQKFANLRLLFSYMFLHPGTKLLFMGGEFGQVKEWNFLQSLDWHLLEEYSHKGLQLALTDLNHLYRSTLVLHKGQFTSECFQWVDGSDTENCVISFLRKADDQAVLVVLNLTAQPQRDYRIGFPNQKEVVELFNSDHTKYGGSGVGNEKIYIEEVPYQGFPYSVRLSLPPLGALVIG, encoded by the coding sequence ATGGCTAAAAAGAAGGAACCTGCGGTGGAATTTAAGAACGTAGAAGCTTATTCCCTCTTTACGGATTTTGACATCAGTTTATTTAAATCCGGAAAGCATTACCGTCTTTATGAGAAGTTTGGAACACATGTTCTGGAACATCAAGGTGTGGTGGGTACTTACTTCGCCGTATGGGCTCCGAATGCCCGTTCTGTTCATGTCATTGGAAATTTTAACGCCTGGAATCATGAGTCCCACGGCTTGTACCCTCGCTGGGATGGATCTGGAATCTGGGAAGGATGGATACCGAATATAGGAAACGGTGAGATCTTTAAATACAGAATTGTTTCCAATCATCACGGAGTCATTACGGAAAAGGGTGACCCATATGCTTTAACATGGGAGGAAGCTCCCCGCACTTCTTCCATAGTATGGGATACCTGGTATGAATGGAAGGATAAAGACTGGATGAGTAAACGCAGGGAGAAAAACCATTTGGACGCCCCTGTTTCTGTATATGAGGTGCATTTGGGTTCATGGAGAAGAGATCCCAGTGATCCAGAAAGAAGATTGAATTACAGGGAGATTGCTGATGCTTTGGTTCCTTATGTTAAGGACTTAGGTTTTACCCATGTAGAATTCATGCCGGTCATGCAGCACCCTTATGAGCCTTCTTGGGGGTATCAGATTACTGGTTATTTTGCGGTGAATTCAAAGCAAGGTTCTCCTCAAGATTTTATGTATCTGGTGGAGCAATTGCACCAAAACGGCATAGGAGTGATCCTGGACTGGGTACCTTCTCACTTCCCGGGAGATGCTCATGGTTTATATAGATTTGACGGCACAGCTCTATATGAACACGAGGATCCCCGTCAGGGCTACCACCCGGATTGGAAGTCATATATCTTTAATTATGCTAGATATGAGGTGAGATCTTTCCTCATCAGTAATGCACTATTCTGGTTAGACCGCTTTCACATAGATGGTTTGAGAGTGGATGCGGTAGCATCTATGCTGTATAGAGATTACTCCCGCCAGGATGGACAATGGGTACCTAATGTTTTCGGAGGTAGGGAAAATCTAGAAGTCATTTCATTATTAAAAGAATTAAACGAGGAAGTCTACAAATCCTTCCCTGACGTTCAAACCATAGCGGAAGAGTCTACCGCCTTTCCAGGGGTTTCCCGACCCGTTTATACTGGAGGTTTAGGATTCGGTATGAAATGGATGATGGGGTGGATGAATGATGCTCTGAGGTATTTCGCCCGTGATCCTATGTATAGAAAATGGCATCAGAATGACCTGACCTTTAGCTTGGTTTATGCCTTTTCAGAGAACTTTATGCTCCCCCTTTCACACGATGAAGTGGTTTATGGTAAAGGTTCTCTTTTGATGAAAATGCCCGGAGATACATGGCAGAAGTTTGCTAACCTTAGATTACTTTTCTCTTATATGTTCTTGCATCCCGGAACGAAACTGCTCTTTATGGGAGGGGAGTTTGGACAAGTTAAAGAATGGAATTTCTTGCAGAGCCTGGATTGGCATTTACTAGAGGAGTATTCACATAAGGGGCTGCAACTGGCATTAACAGACCTGAATCATCTTTATCGTTCTACGCTTGTTTTACATAAGGGACAATTTACTTCCGAATGTTTTCAGTGGGTGGATGGCTCAGATACCGAAAACTGCGTTATCAGCTTTCTCAGAAAAGCGGATGACCAGGCAGTATTGGTAGTCCTAAACCTTACGGCCCAGCCTCAGAGAGATTATAGAATAGGATTTCCTAACCAGAAAGAAGTAGTGGAGCTCTTCAATTCTGATCATACCAAATATGGAGGTTCAGGAGTAGGGAATGAAAAGATTTATATTGAAGAGGTTCCTTATCAAGGGTTTCCTTACTCTGTCCGACTTTCACTTCCTCCACTTGGGGCACTTGTGATAGGTTGA
- a CDS encoding DMT family transporter translates to MRQSYLFLHIAVILAGFTGILGKLIQLNEGLLTWYRILISSLALFIILLITKTPHPKDDKLRMAGTGCIIMIHWLFFYGSIKYSNVSIGVVCYALTSCFTALLVPFIQKKKFVFSELLLSLLTILGIGLIFHFDTTHQTGIILGIISSLFAALFTIVNEGWVRKYDTRIINFYEILGGTIALTLLLPLYLYLFPTDYIFPDLKDGIYLLILGLVCTVGLYQLFSEALKKIPAFTVNLTFNLEPVYAIILAFILFKEAHEVNQYFYIGLVCVMLSVLLQTWLTIKRQPITSAPSGGSESRTE, encoded by the coding sequence ATGCGTCAGTCCTATCTGTTTTTACATATTGCCGTCATTCTTGCCGGCTTCACTGGTATATTAGGGAAGTTAATCCAATTAAACGAGGGCCTTCTGACTTGGTACAGAATCTTGATATCCTCACTGGCCCTCTTTATCATTTTATTGATCACCAAAACTCCGCACCCAAAAGATGACAAACTGAGAATGGCCGGCACAGGGTGCATTATCATGATACACTGGCTGTTTTTTTATGGAAGTATTAAGTATTCAAACGTATCCATTGGGGTGGTTTGCTATGCTTTAACTTCTTGTTTCACAGCTCTCTTAGTACCCTTCATACAAAAGAAGAAATTCGTCTTTTCTGAATTACTGTTAAGTTTATTAACCATATTGGGAATTGGTCTGATTTTCCATTTTGATACAACTCACCAAACGGGGATCATTTTAGGAATAATTTCATCTCTTTTCGCAGCTCTATTTACCATTGTAAATGAAGGATGGGTAAGGAAATATGACACTAGGATCATCAACTTTTATGAAATCCTAGGTGGAACCATAGCTTTGACCTTACTCTTACCACTTTACCTATATTTGTTCCCCACAGATTATATTTTTCCGGACCTTAAGGATGGAATATACCTGTTGATTCTTGGTTTGGTTTGCACTGTAGGCTTGTACCAATTGTTCTCAGAAGCTTTAAAAAAGATCCCTGCATTTACCGTCAATCTCACTTTTAATCTGGAGCCGGTATATGCCATTATTTTGGCATTCATCCTGTTTAAAGAGGCACATGAGGTGAACCAATATTTCTATATTGGCCTAGTATGCGTGATGCTTTCAGTTCTACTTCAAACCTGGTTGACGATTAAGCGTCAACCTATCACAAGTGCCCCAAGTGGAGGAAGTGAAAGTCGGACAGAGTAA
- a CDS encoding GMC oxidoreductase, which produces MTYDAIVVGSGLSGGWAAKELCEKGLKVLLIERGREVKHREDYTTAMKEAWQLEHRGKMDLQTRKDYWANVRTGYTANEEHRHFFTKDIDHPYKESKPFTWVRGYQTGGRSLMWGRQSYRWSDLDFEANAKEGIGIDWPLRYKDLAPWYSYVEKFAGISGQAEGWDSLPDGEFQPAMEMNCAEREIKQRLRGKYPMTIGRVAHLTRPTEEQKELGRTSCQFRNKCMRGCPYGAYFSTQSATLPAAMRTGNLSIVHKQVVFQVIFDDATGKATGVKALHAETGEETEFFARLIFLNASAINTAWIMMQSTSKTHPNGLGNESGQLGRNIMDHHKSKVVSGILEGLEDKYYFGKRPNGIYIPRFVNLGHDKRDFLRGFGYQGGASRSALGGQDLIGEKLKGKYALLGPWQFSLTGFGEILPNENNYFTLSKETDKLGLPLVDFHAELGENEYKMKECMLQEAMNLMDIAGIKNIRAYDSQKSMPGISIHEMGTARMGHSPKNSVLNKHNQVWNAPNVYVTDGAAMVSSSNVNPSLTYMALAARAADHAVQEMKKGNL; this is translated from the coding sequence ATGACCTATGATGCTATTGTAGTGGGTTCCGGCCTCTCTGGAGGCTGGGCCGCTAAAGAGTTATGTGAAAAGGGACTTAAAGTCTTATTGATTGAGAGAGGCAGGGAGGTTAAGCACCGGGAGGATTATACCACTGCCATGAAGGAAGCCTGGCAACTGGAGCACCGGGGCAAAATGGACCTTCAAACCCGAAAAGACTACTGGGCCAATGTACGTACAGGATACACAGCTAATGAAGAGCATCGACACTTCTTCACCAAGGACATTGACCATCCTTATAAGGAATCTAAGCCGTTTACTTGGGTAAGAGGCTACCAAACTGGCGGGAGATCATTAATGTGGGGTAGACAGTCGTACCGATGGTCAGATCTGGATTTTGAAGCCAATGCCAAGGAAGGCATAGGGATAGATTGGCCCTTAAGATATAAAGATCTTGCTCCTTGGTATTCCTATGTTGAGAAGTTTGCGGGTATCAGCGGTCAAGCTGAAGGATGGGACAGTCTCCCTGATGGAGAGTTCCAGCCAGCCATGGAAATGAACTGTGCAGAGAGGGAAATCAAACAAAGATTAAGGGGCAAGTACCCTATGACCATAGGAAGGGTAGCTCACTTAACCCGACCCACAGAAGAACAAAAGGAACTAGGCAGGACATCTTGCCAATTTCGCAACAAATGCATGAGAGGATGCCCGTATGGGGCATATTTCAGCACGCAATCTGCCACTCTACCTGCAGCTATGCGAACAGGCAACTTAAGTATAGTACATAAGCAGGTGGTCTTTCAAGTTATCTTTGATGATGCTACAGGAAAAGCCACGGGAGTAAAAGCTCTGCATGCTGAAACCGGAGAAGAAACGGAGTTTTTTGCTCGACTTATCTTCTTAAATGCCAGTGCCATCAATACAGCCTGGATCATGATGCAGTCTACTTCTAAAACCCATCCAAACGGACTGGGAAATGAGAGTGGGCAGTTGGGAAGAAACATCATGGACCATCACAAGTCGAAAGTGGTATCCGGAATACTGGAAGGTTTAGAAGACAAATACTACTTCGGCAAAAGACCTAATGGAATTTATATTCCCCGCTTTGTGAATTTAGGTCATGACAAAAGGGACTTTTTAAGAGGTTTTGGTTATCAGGGAGGAGCATCCAGATCTGCCTTAGGAGGACAAGATTTGATAGGAGAGAAATTAAAAGGTAAGTACGCACTCTTAGGACCCTGGCAATTCTCTTTAACAGGTTTTGGGGAAATCTTACCTAATGAAAATAACTATTTCACCTTAAGCAAGGAAACTGATAAATTAGGTTTACCTTTGGTCGATTTTCACGCGGAGCTGGGAGAGAATGAATACAAGATGAAGGAATGTATGCTTCAGGAAGCCATGAATCTGATGGACATAGCAGGAATCAAGAATATACGAGCTTATGATTCTCAAAAGTCCATGCCGGGAATAAGTATACATGAGATGGGAACGGCCCGAATGGGGCATTCTCCTAAAAACTCGGTATTAAATAAACATAATCAGGTGTGGAATGCACCAAATGTTTATGTAACAGATGGGGCCGCCATGGTATCTTCTTCTAATGTTAATCCTTCTTTGACCTATATGGCCTTAGCCGCCAGAGCCGCTGATCACGCTGTTCAGGAAATGAAAAAAGGAAACCTATAA
- the uxuA gene encoding mannonate dehydratase, with protein MKKLEQTWRWYGPADGVTLQDVKQAGATGIVTALHHIPHGEIWPVEDILQRKKEIESEGLTWSVVESVPVHESIKTRTGNYEHYLRNYNQSLKNLAQCGIKTVCYNFMPVLDWTRTQLDLTMKDGSKALYFDWADLAVFDIYLLKRKNAEGDYPSEIQQIAAERNQNYTAQEKEELQKVILMGIPGEKDIEPEELLKSISVYENIGREGLKENLQFFLESIAETCTSEGIHMTIHPDDPPYPILGLPRIASGYEDFDYILKCVDQPFNGVCFCTGSLGAGKQNDLLSIFERVKSRVYFAHLRNVKKDQWGNFYEADHLDGDVNMYAIMKALATENQLRSTPIPFRPDHGHQMLDDLHKTSNPGYSAIGRLRGLAELRGLELGILGA; from the coding sequence GTGAAAAAATTAGAACAAACCTGGAGATGGTATGGACCGGCGGATGGTGTTACTCTCCAAGATGTGAAACAAGCGGGAGCAACAGGAATAGTAACGGCTCTCCACCATATTCCTCATGGAGAAATATGGCCTGTAGAAGACATTCTTCAAAGAAAAAAAGAAATCGAAAGTGAGGGACTGACCTGGTCCGTAGTAGAAAGTGTTCCGGTGCATGAATCCATTAAAACGAGGACCGGAAATTATGAGCACTATCTAAGAAATTACAATCAGAGCCTAAAGAATTTAGCTCAATGCGGCATAAAAACCGTATGCTATAACTTTATGCCTGTACTCGACTGGACGAGGACACAATTAGACCTCACTATGAAAGATGGATCAAAAGCGCTGTATTTTGACTGGGCAGATTTGGCCGTCTTTGACATCTATCTTTTGAAAAGAAAAAATGCTGAAGGAGATTATCCTAGTGAAATCCAGCAAATAGCAGCAGAGAGAAATCAAAATTATACTGCTCAAGAAAAAGAAGAGCTACAAAAAGTTATCTTAATGGGGATTCCGGGAGAAAAAGATATAGAACCGGAAGAACTCTTAAAAAGTATTTCCGTTTACGAGAACATTGGAAGAGAGGGTTTGAAAGAAAATCTTCAATTCTTCCTCGAGAGCATAGCGGAAACTTGTACCTCTGAAGGCATCCATATGACGATACACCCGGATGACCCTCCATATCCCATATTAGGACTCCCTAGAATAGCTAGTGGTTACGAAGACTTTGATTACATTCTTAAATGTGTGGATCAACCTTTCAATGGTGTTTGCTTCTGTACCGGTTCTCTTGGTGCTGGTAAACAGAATGATCTACTTTCCATATTTGAAAGAGTTAAGTCAAGAGTTTACTTCGCTCACCTTAGAAATGTAAAGAAGGATCAATGGGGCAATTTCTATGAGGCTGACCATCTAGACGGTGACGTCAATATGTATGCTATCATGAAAGCACTCGCCACAGAAAATCAGTTGAGAAGTACTCCTATTCCTTTCCGTCCGGATCATGGACATCAGATGTTAGATGATCTACATAAAACCTCTAATCCGGGCTACTCTGCTATAGGCAGACTTCGTGGTTTGGCGGAATTACGTGGACTAGAATTAGGAATTTTAGGAGCATGA
- a CDS encoding Rieske 2Fe-2S domain-containing protein → MKKALIPLLALFLLSCEEGTLPDPSPGNPDALNLSLDLDHSEYSKLRTVGQSHLLVKEKIIVARIEGNNFKAVSGYCPSDGITPITYNSSNKTFSCSKDNITYDLDGKAKSGGNHLTAYKAWFVVNNSNGIVRIAEN, encoded by the coding sequence ATGAAAAAAGCACTTATTCCACTACTGGCTCTCTTCTTACTAAGTTGTGAAGAAGGCACCCTTCCTGATCCCTCTCCCGGGAATCCGGATGCACTTAACTTGTCTCTGGACTTAGATCATAGTGAATATTCAAAACTACGTACAGTAGGACAATCACACCTTTTAGTGAAAGAAAAAATCATAGTGGCTAGGATAGAAGGGAATAACTTTAAAGCAGTATCCGGCTACTGCCCTTCAGATGGAATTACTCCTATTACATATAATTCTAGCAACAAAACATTTAGTTGTTCCAAAGACAATATAACCTACGATCTAGACGGAAAAGCTAAAAGTGGCGGAAACCACTTAACTGCTTATAAAGCTTGGTTTGTAGTGAACAATTCTAATGGAATCGTTCGAATTGCAGAAAATTAA
- a CDS encoding DUF2452 domain-containing protein has product MESNAVENKNVAKDPGLITYAHTAGSAVIRPEDMGKVKGKAQMAMRQQTQDALEKIYRQIELLKKQAQEIVERIDISERIYQAQMSFEPVINSSYFLYEKKDGTDVLSMVGPTEWGRKFPYNRFLATVHLLADHTWKVEFLNSEKIDYELLVS; this is encoded by the coding sequence ATGGAAAGTAATGCTGTAGAAAATAAGAATGTAGCAAAGGATCCAGGCTTAATCACTTATGCCCATACGGCCGGTAGTGCAGTTATACGTCCGGAGGATATGGGTAAGGTAAAAGGCAAAGCTCAAATGGCCATGCGGCAACAAACTCAGGACGCATTGGAGAAAATCTATAGGCAAATTGAGTTGCTTAAAAAGCAAGCCCAGGAGATTGTGGAGCGCATTGATATTTCTGAGCGCATATATCAGGCGCAAATGAGCTTTGAGCCGGTTATCAACAGTTCTTATTTTTTGTATGAAAAGAAGGATGGTACGGATGTGCTGTCTATGGTGGGACCTACAGAGTGGGGAAGGAAATTTCCTTATAATCGTTTTCTGGCTACCGTACATCTACTGGCTGACCATACCTGGAAAGTTGAATTTTTAAATAGTGAGAAGATAGATTATGAATTATTGGTTAGTTAA
- a CDS encoding EVE domain-containing protein: MNYWLVKSEPFKFSWDTFVSKGGDMWDGVRNYAARNNLKAMKEGDLVFFYHSNEGLEIVGLAKVTKEHYPDPTADDPKWVVVDLVPVKKLNKPVSLAQIKADPVLQQMAIVRLSRLSVSPVTPTEFDRVMDLADEN; encoded by the coding sequence ATGAATTATTGGTTAGTTAAATCAGAACCCTTTAAATTTTCTTGGGACACCTTCGTTAGTAAAGGAGGAGATATGTGGGATGGAGTCAGAAATTATGCTGCTCGTAATAATCTAAAGGCTATGAAAGAAGGAGATTTGGTATTCTTCTATCATTCAAATGAAGGCCTTGAGATTGTGGGCTTGGCAAAGGTGACAAAAGAGCATTATCCGGACCCTACAGCTGATGATCCAAAATGGGTGGTAGTAGATTTAGTGCCCGTTAAGAAGCTAAATAAACCTGTTAGCCTAGCACAAATCAAAGCAGATCCGGTATTACAACAAATGGCTATCGTCCGTCTTTCAAGACTTTCAGTGAGCCCCGTAACTCCTACAGAATTTGATCGTGTAATGGATTTAGCAGATGAGAATTAA
- a CDS encoding tetratricopeptide repeat protein, which produces MRLILFFVFSFSLWSCSDSSRSAYNIPEVEKEGVDVILEQLSESIKSNPSNAAPYYRRAYWQYKLGKYDEALIDISRAERLNPNSGEILYLKSAILYKAGKPNALENALFAEDQDYETPELFTLIGNLYLDQKNYQKAELYFKKAESIYPYYGEVFRARGKYSALMGDTVTAIRNYKKALSFRSDLFEHYDELIKIYLKSRQVDSALYFNELAIARFPENSELEFNKGLILENAGLLDSAAVVYRSFLRNQPERTEVYERIGNLYFRKKNYPAAFAQYNRWAELEPNNAVARLKASRAYVAQGNLPAAKYYLIKALEAIPDNTALKAELNAVNYRIESGNDRFNAPQEEEEEDPRMLQMDLKQLPKKRLLNSRDSTRNKR; this is translated from the coding sequence ATGAGGTTAATTCTATTCTTTGTTTTTTCTTTTTCGCTTTGGAGCTGTTCTGACAGCTCTAGATCGGCATATAATATTCCTGAAGTGGAGAAGGAAGGAGTAGACGTGATTTTGGAACAACTATCTGAAAGTATCAAGTCGAATCCCAGTAATGCCGCGCCTTATTATAGGCGTGCGTATTGGCAATATAAGTTGGGAAAGTATGATGAAGCGCTCATAGATATCAGTAGAGCAGAGCGTCTGAATCCCAATTCCGGTGAGATACTTTATCTCAAAAGTGCTATCCTTTACAAAGCAGGTAAGCCAAATGCATTAGAAAATGCCTTATTTGCGGAAGATCAGGATTATGAGACACCGGAACTTTTTACTTTGATAGGAAATCTTTATTTGGATCAAAAGAATTACCAGAAAGCTGAGTTGTACTTTAAGAAAGCAGAAAGTATATATCCTTATTATGGGGAAGTGTTCAGGGCTAGAGGAAAGTATTCTGCCCTTATGGGAGATACTGTGACAGCCATAAGAAATTATAAAAAAGCATTAAGTTTTAGATCTGATTTGTTTGAACATTATGATGAATTGATCAAGATCTATCTGAAATCAAGGCAAGTAGACTCTGCTCTATATTTCAATGAATTAGCCATAGCCAGGTTCCCTGAAAATTCCGAGCTAGAGTTTAACAAAGGCTTGATTTTGGAAAATGCAGGTTTACTCGATAGTGCCGCTGTGGTATATAGATCCTTTTTAAGGAACCAACCAGAGCGTACTGAGGTTTATGAAAGAATAGGGAATCTATATTTTCGAAAGAAAAATTACCCTGCAGCTTTTGCTCAGTACAATAGGTGGGCTGAGTTAGAGCCGAATAATGCAGTAGCTAGGTTAAAAGCCTCTAGGGCCTATGTGGCTCAGGGAAATTTGCCTGCGGCTAAGTATTATTTGATAAAAGCTCTGGAAGCCATACCGGATAATACGGCTTTAAAAGCGGAGTTGAATGCAGTAAATTATAGGATTGAATCTGGTAACGATAGGTTCAATGCTCCACAAGAAGAGGAGGAGGAAGATCCGAGAATGCTGCAGATGGATTTGAAACAATTGCCAAAAAAGAGATTATTAAATAGTAGAGATTCTACGAGAAATAAGCGATAA
- the thrS gene encoding threonine--tRNA ligase: MEIKVTLPDGSIREFEQGTTPYQVALSISEGLARNVLAAKVNGKVVDANTPLTEDVTLSLLTWNDAEGKSTFWHSSAHLMAEALEALYPGVKFWVGPPVENGFYYDVDTNGKPISSDDFKKIEDKMLELARQKNEYVRIPISKADALKYFEEKGDEYKLDLLEGLEDGQITLYRQGNFTDLCRGPHIPNTGFIKAAKIMNAAAAYFKGDQNNKMLTRVYGVTFPKAKELEEYLHLLEEAKRRDHRKLGAELEIFTFSEKVGKGLPLWLPKGAMLRERLENFLKRAQLRSGYLPVVTPHIGSKQLYVTSGHWDKYGEDSFQPIKTPEEGEEFMLKPMNCPHHCEIFKSKPRSYRDLPLRLAEFGTVYRYEQSGELHGLTRVRGFTQDDAHIFCANDQVEDEFKKVIDLVLYVFKSLGFDDYSAQVSLRSLENRSKYIGSDEDWDKAEKAIVNAAAEKGLKTVVEYGEAAFYGPKLDFMVKDALGRKWQLGTIQVDYNLPKRFDLEYVGSDNQKHRPVMIHRAPFGSMERFIAILLENTAGNFPFWLSPEQIAVLPISEKYEDFANEVFLILQENDIRGYIDHRAEKISRKIRDAEVAKVPLMLIVGEKEQEEGRVSVRKKGEGDLGSFSVQEFIEFAKNEINKNIPTFGNN, translated from the coding sequence ATGGAGATCAAAGTTACACTTCCCGACGGAAGTATCAGAGAATTCGAACAGGGTACTACCCCCTATCAAGTGGCGCTTTCCATCAGTGAAGGTTTAGCCCGTAATGTATTAGCTGCCAAAGTGAATGGCAAAGTTGTGGATGCAAACACGCCTCTGACGGAAGACGTGACTCTTTCTCTTTTGACCTGGAATGATGCTGAAGGTAAATCAACCTTCTGGCATTCCTCTGCACACCTTATGGCTGAGGCTTTAGAAGCCCTTTATCCTGGCGTTAAATTCTGGGTAGGGCCTCCGGTGGAAAATGGATTTTATTATGACGTAGATACAAACGGTAAGCCTATTTCCTCTGATGACTTCAAGAAAATTGAAGACAAAATGTTGGAATTAGCACGTCAGAAGAATGAATACGTAAGAATTCCCATTAGTAAAGCAGATGCTTTAAAATACTTTGAGGAGAAAGGAGATGAATATAAATTAGATCTACTGGAAGGTTTGGAAGACGGACAAATTACCTTGTACCGTCAAGGAAACTTTACAGACCTTTGTAGAGGGCCACATATCCCTAACACAGGATTTATAAAAGCCGCTAAGATCATGAACGCTGCGGCTGCCTATTTTAAAGGAGATCAAAACAATAAGATGCTTACCAGGGTATACGGTGTGACTTTCCCTAAAGCAAAAGAATTAGAAGAGTATCTTCATTTGCTTGAGGAAGCAAAGCGTAGAGACCACCGTAAACTTGGTGCAGAGCTTGAAATCTTCACTTTCTCTGAAAAGGTGGGTAAGGGTTTACCTTTATGGTTGCCGAAAGGTGCTATGCTGAGAGAGAGATTGGAGAATTTCCTGAAAAGGGCTCAGTTAAGATCCGGCTATCTGCCTGTAGTTACTCCACATATTGGTAGTAAGCAGTTGTACGTAACATCTGGTCACTGGGACAAGTATGGTGAGGACTCTTTCCAACCCATCAAGACACCGGAAGAAGGAGAGGAGTTTATGCTAAAACCTATGAACTGTCCTCACCACTGTGAGATCTTTAAATCTAAACCAAGATCTTATAGAGACCTTCCATTACGTTTGGCAGAATTTGGAACTGTTTATAGATACGAACAAAGCGGTGAACTTCACGGATTAACTCGCGTAAGAGGCTTTACTCAGGATGATGCGCATATTTTCTGTGCGAATGATCAGGTAGAGGATGAATTCAAAAAGGTAATTGATTTGGTTCTTTATGTATTCAAATCTTTAGGTTTTGATGATTATTCTGCACAGGTCTCTCTTCGTAGTCTGGAGAACCGTAGTAAATACATTGGCTCTGATGAAGATTGGGACAAAGCAGAGAAGGCTATAGTAAATGCTGCTGCAGAAAAAGGTCTTAAAACGGTAGTAGAATACGGAGAAGCGGCATTCTATGGGCCGAAATTAGACTTTATGGTGAAAGATGCTTTAGGCAGAAAGTGGCAGCTGGGTACTATCCAGGTTGACTATAACCTACCTAAGCGTTTTGATTTAGAATATGTGGGTTCTGATAATCAGAAACACAGACCTGTGATGATCCACCGTGCACCTTTTGGTTCGATGGAGCGTTTTATCGCTATTTTGTTGGAAAATACGGCCGGTAACTTCCCATTCTGGTTGTCTCCGGAACAAATTGCAGTGCTACCTATTTCTGAAAAGTATGAAGACTTCGCAAATGAAGTATTCTTGATCCTTCAGGAAAATGACATCCGTGGCTACATAGACCATAGAGCAGAAAAGATCAGTAGAAAGATCAGAGATGCTGAAGTGGCGAAGGTTCCATTGATGTTAATAGTAGGTGAGAAAGAACAAGAGGAAGGTAGAGTATCCGTTCGTAAGAAAGGCGAAGGGGATTTAGGATCCTTCTCTGTTCAAGAGTTTATTGAATTTGCTAAAAATGAGATAAATAAAAATATCCCCACTTTTGGGAATAATTAA
- the infC gene encoding translation initiation factor IF-3, whose protein sequence is MRRPMRPPVRKEDEHRINEKIRGVQEVRLVGENVEQGVVPFVKALEIAKAQNLDLVEIVPNSAPPVCRIVDYSKFKYEQKKKQKELKAKQVKTVIKEIRFGPQTDDHDYEFKLKHAENFLKENSKVKAYVHFVGRQIVFKEQGFKLLERFTEALSDLGKPEAPPKLEGKRLNVIIAPKPKK, encoded by the coding sequence ATGAGAAGACCGATGCGTCCACCGGTTAGAAAAGAGGACGAACACAGAATTAACGAGAAAATCCGAGGAGTACAGGAGGTCAGATTAGTAGGGGAGAACGTGGAGCAAGGAGTTGTTCCTTTTGTAAAAGCTTTGGAAATTGCTAAAGCACAGAACTTGGATTTAGTAGAAATCGTACCTAATTCCGCGCCACCGGTTTGCCGGATCGTAGATTACTCTAAATTCAAATACGAGCAGAAAAAGAAACAAAAAGAACTCAAAGCCAAGCAAGTTAAAACAGTCATTAAAGAGATCAGATTTGGTCCTCAGACAGATGATCATGATTATGAGTTCAAATTAAAGCATGCAGAAAACTTCTTAAAAGAGAACTCCAAAGTGAAAGCTTACGTGCACTTTGTAGGTAGACAGATTGTCTTTAAAGAACAAGGGTTTAAACTTTTAGAAAGGTTTACTGAAGCTCTTTCCGACTTAGGAAAGCCTGAAGCTCCGCCAAAATTAGAAGGTAAAAGGCTGAATGTAATTATCGCTCCTAAGCCTAAGAAATAA